From the genome of Bicyclus anynana chromosome 20, ilBicAnyn1.1, whole genome shotgun sequence, one region includes:
- the LOC112047142 gene encoding protein bicaudal D isoform X2, which translates to MRSINMSEGGQLRHELERVISERDRLLAESSELGADKATRESERAALRAELREARQREQRLLQDIGDLEDENISLQKQVSALRSSQVEFEGLKHEVRQLREEAENARAAADETAALRRIAERQLAEALEALQAEREAKFAAKKELDAHLSREAQFNITNLAYSIRGMPEEGTESEGEAGASGAGELGAEHHADLFSEVHLHEISRLEKQLEQAHSENAQLAASLRLAQSAAEGEGAAAGALRAGVTRVCSRVAALHALHADCGPADERAEGVSARAAKWLTWWRVSGGELAALLAALRELDAPPDGSPAALQRAQLAQLSDRAADAELRCAALQADAETLRALAGGAGRALAAAAPALASAAEALAGVYHHVCAVNGTQPERLLLEHAGAADGGEARGDEEALALAAGELEGLRAAGQVARYADTLLDQLTHLRAALDTALDSRLRHQPVMEAEERGLELAELQEQVIKLKSLLSTKREQIATLRTVLKSNKNTAEVALANLKSKYETEKTIVTETMLKLRNELRLLKEDAATFSSLRAMFAARCEEYVTQVDELTQALSSAEEEKRTLNQLLRLAVQQKLSLTQRLEELEVDREMRTRRVPKPSGGTRARGRDF; encoded by the exons TTACGCCACGAGTTGGAGCGAGTGATAAGCGAGCGGGACCGGCTGTTGGCAGAGAGCTCGGAGCTGGGTGCGGACAAGGCCACGCGCGAGTCGGAGCGCGCCGCCCTGCGCGCCGAGCTGAGGGAGGCGCGCCAGAGGGAGCAGCGCCTGCTGCAGGACATCGGCGACTTGGAGGACGAGAATATATCCTTGCAGAAACAGGTCTCCGCGCTACGGTCGTCACAG GTCGAGTTCGAAGGTCTGAAGCATGAGGTGCGGCAGCTGCGCGAGGAGGCGGAGAACGCTCGCGCCGCCGCCGACGAGACGGCCGCGCTGCGCCGCATCGCCGAGCGGCAGCTGGCCGAGGCGCTGGAGGCGCTGCAGGCGGAGCGGGAGGCCAAGTTCGCCGCCAAGAAGGAGCTCGACGCGCACCTCAGCAGGGAGGCGCAGTTCAACATCACCAACCTGGCCTACAGCATACGAG gtaTGCCAGAGGAGGGCACGGAGTCGGAGGGCGAGGCGGGCGCGTCGGGCGCGGGCGAGCTGGGCGCCGAGCACCACGCCGACCTGTTCTCCGAGGTGCACCTGCACGAGATCAGCCGCCTCGAGAAGCAGCTGGAGCAGGCGCACAGCGAGAAC GCGCAGCTGGCGGCGTCGCTGCGGCTGGCGCAGAGCGCGGCGGAGGGCgagggcgcggcggcgggcgcgctgcGCGCCGGCGTGACGCGCGTGTGCTCGCGCGTGGCGGCGCTGCACGCGCTGCACGCCGACTGCGGCCCGGCCGACGAGCGCGCGGAGGGCGTGTCGGCGCGCGCCGCCAAGTGGCTCACGTGGTGGCGCGTGTCGGGCGGCGAGCTGGCGGCGCTGCTGGCGGCGCTGCGCGAGCTGGACGCGCCGCCCGACGGCTCGCCCGCCGCGCTGCAGCGCGCGCAGCTGGCGCAGCTCAGCGACCGCGCCGCCGACGCCGAGCTGCGCTGCGCCGCGCTGCAGGCGGACGCGGAGACGCTGCGCGCgctggcgggcggcgcggggcgaGCGCTGGCGGCGGCCGCGCCGGCGCTGGCGTCGGCGGCGGAGGCGCTGGCGGGCGTGTACCACCACGTGTGCGCCGTGAACGGCACGCAGCCCGAGCGGCTGCTGCTGGAGCACGCGGGCGCGGCGGACGGCGGCGAGGCGCGCGGCGACGAGGAGGCGCTGGCGCTGGCGGCGGGCGAGCTGGAGGGGCTGCGCGCGGCGGGGCAGGTGGCGCGCTACGCCGACACGCTGCTGGACCAGCTCACGCACCTGCGCGCCGCGCTCGACACCGCGCTCGACTCGCGCCTCAGGCACCAGCCAG TGATGGAGGCGGAGGAGCGCGGGCTGGAGCTGGCCGAGCTGCAGGAGCAGGTGATCAAGCTGAAGTCGCTGCTGTCCACCAAGCGCGAGCAGATCGCCACGCTGCGCACCGTGCTCAAGTCCAACAAGAACACGGCGGAGGTGGCGCTCGCCAACCTCAAGTCCAAGTACGAGACGGAGAAGACCATCGTCACCGAGACCATGCTCAAGCTGCGCAACGAGCTGCGCCTGCTCAAGGAAGACGCCGCCACCTTCTCCA GTCTGCGCGCCATGTTCGCGGCGCGCTGCGAGGAGTACGTGACGCAGGTGGACGAGCTGACACAGGCGCTGTCCAGCGCGGAGGAGGAGAAGCGCACGCTCAACCAGCTGCTGCGCCTCGCCGTGCAGCAGAAGCTGTCGCTCACGCAGCGCCTCGAAGAGCTGGAG GTGGACCGCGAGATGCGCACGCGGCGCGTGCCCAAGCCGAGCGGCGGCACGCGCGCGCGCGGACGGGATTTCTAG